The genome window TTAGACTTTTTTTTAAATTTAAACTAATTATATGGAAAACATTTCAAAAGAAACTTTAGGTGCTGCATTGATTCAGACAGGAAAACCAGCACTTATTCGAGTCGCTGAACGATTGATTAATGAATCAAACAAGTCATTTTGTGATCACACAGATTACTCCGCATTCGTAGATTCACCTTTATAATTGTCATCAATATGGAAAACAAGTCAAAAGAAAAAATCAAAGTTTTTCTCCTAAAGGTTAAAGCAAGATGTAATATAAATTGTTCATATTGTTATGAATATAATTCTAGTGATCAATCCTGGAGGGAAAAACCAGGTACAATGTCAAACCATACACTTATTTCTACTGTAAAAAGAATATCGGAATATGTGCAGGAGAAAGATTTAAAGGCTATTAATGTTGTTTTTCATGGAGGGGAACCATTACTTGTTCCACTTGAGTTTTTTTCTAAAGCAGTAGATTTATTTCGAAACATGATATCAAACACATGTTCAATTAAATTTTCCTCCAAACGAATGGCATTTTAATAACAAAACAAATTTTAGATGAATTTATTCGATTAGGAATTAAAGTGGGAATTAGTATTGATGGAACAAAAGAAAGTAATGATAAATATCGTGTTGATTTCAAAGGCAATTCGACTTTTGATGATGTTATGAAGGGTATTGATTTACTAAACAGAGAAAAGTACATTAAAATAAATGGTGGAGTCCTTACTGTAATAAATCCAAGTAATCCAGCATTGGAAACTTACAGATTTTTAAAAAGCCTTGAAGTTCCCGCAATTGATTTTTTAATGCCTCACCATAATTATATAGATAAACCATGTTTCCCTTTAGGGGAATCTAATGGTAGTATATCTAATTGGTTAATTACTGTTTTTGATGAATGGTATGAAAATGGTGATGCTATTTCTATTAGAATATTTGAGCATATTATTCATTTACTTTTAGGCGGTATTTATGCTGTAGAAAACTTAGGACTCGCACCAATTGAGTTAATCGTAATTCAAACCGATGGGGCCTACGAAGCAGTGGACAGTCTTAAATCAACATTTGATGGTGCCATATACACTGGCAAAAATGTATTCGAACATTCTTTTGACGAGGCGATTTCTCATTATTTAATTGGTTCACGATTAGATAGAGTAAATAATTTGTGCGTTGAATGTCTTAAGTGTG of Candidatus Defluviibacterium haderslevense contains these proteins:
- a CDS encoding 4Fe-4S cluster-binding domain-containing protein, giving the protein MENKSKEKIKVFLLKVKARCNINCSYCYEYNSSDQSWREKPGTMSNHTLISTVKRISEYVQEKDLKAINVVFHGGEPLLVPLEFFSKAVDLFRNMISNTCSIKFSSKRMAF